The region AACCTACAGCTAATAACCTACAGCTAATAACCTACAGCTAATAACCTACAGCTAATAACCTACAGCTAATAACCTACAGCTAATAACTTGTAAACTGCAATTTGACACTTGTAACTTGTTACCTGTTACTTGTCAGCTGTTACTTAGCCTTATCAATGACTATTTTAACCGGATAGCTCTTATATCTTATCGTGATACGTTTATTAAAATATAGTTTCAGCCTGTCTCCCGGCTTCATATCATCCTGAGTCTTTTTATCCGTCAAAGTAAAACGGGTGGATCCATCGCACAATACCATATAAACTCTTTTATCAGCTGTTTTGATATAAAAAGGCCTTATGTAATCAGCCTTTGATTCCTCAGCTGAGGATTTGCCCTGTTCCGCCGCTTCCTTCTGCAGCGCGTCATCATTTTGCAGCTGCTGTGTATGGTATTTATTCTGAAGATACTCGTACTCATCAGATTCACTTTTTGGGCGGACTACGGTTCCCTTTAAAAAACCGGAAAGCAGATTCTGCCCTTCATCAGCCTGGCTGCTTTTTGTGGAACTATAAACGTCCCAGCTGTTATATATCTGTACCGTGGAAGCCAGCATGGCATTTGCATTTCTTGCGCCTTTTACAAGGACAAGCTGCCCTTCTTTTAAATCTAAAGGCGCGGCATTTTCCGTTGAATACATAATTGTATTTTCATCAAGGTAAAACTCCAGCGCGCCGGACTTCTTTCTTAAAATATATTTATCGCCGTCTTTTTTCTCTAAAGCCCCCACCTGCATGAATGTCTTTACAGCAGGCTCTTCAGGCGTTTTCTGCGCGGTTGTATTTTCAGCATATACCCCTTTGGAAAAAAGCACCATTACAAAAGCACAGATAATCAGTTTATTTTTCATTACTATCCTCCATATTGGAAATATTTTTTTCTGTCTTAAAACCAAACTCTTCATAACTTCCGGAAAATACAAAACCTGTAATCAGAGAAAAAGCGCAGTGTAAAAGTATTATAAAAAACGCCCTCTTATCGGCAAAACCGTATGCCGCGTAAAAATACCCGGCCTCCGGAAGCACCCTTAAAAGTATCAGTATGAAAGAAAAATTCAGCCCTTTCCTGAAAAAACCCCCCGGAAGGGCCTTATTTACCGTCTGGAACACTAATACAGCCGCAAAAGCGAATATAAGGTTAATCACAGCAAGCCATACCGGAGTTAACACCCTGTCCGTATCCTGCGGGAAACCCGGAAAACCGGTAGCTATCGCGTCCTTATACACCATATACAGAATTACCTCTATCGCGCCGGTGATAAGCCCTGCCGCCATTGCCGATTTAATCATAAGACGTATCTTCCCCATTATTTGTTCACCTTTTTTATGTGAATTTCCGCGTCTGACTGGCGTATGTAAAGCGGCGCCGCGGAATATACCGCCTGTCTGGAAGCCCGCTTTTTATTGTCCATTAACAGATTATTAAATGACTGCATGCTTATATGTTCCATAATAACTGTTTTACCTTTATTATTCTTTACGGCGTTTTCAAGCAGTTTTATATCACGCTCTAAAATATATATATCACACAACCCTTTCACTTCTTTTTCAATATTTTCCTTCGCGGTCAGTTCATATACCGCGGCGGCTTTTTTATAAACTCCCATATAAACTTCATTACGCCTTGCGTCAAGCAGCGATACTTTTTTCTCGCCCAAGCCTTCTCCCGTATATGCAAGAACATCAAGAGTTGAAACTCCAAAGTAAGCGGCGCCGCTTCCGTCAGCCAGCCCTTTTGCCACAGCCATCCCCACCCGTATCCCCGTAAAAGAACCGGGTCCAAGCGTGGCGCCATATACGTCAATTTCACAGGGCTTTAATCTTACCTTTTTTAACGCCTTTTCTATCATCCCCATTATAACCGCGTTGTAATGTTTCTCACTTTCAATATAACTTTCATAAAGGCAGCTGCGGTTTTCAAAAACCCCTATGCCAATTTCTTTGGTGGATGTGTCCAAAAGCAGTGACTTCATTATTTTTTTCCGCCTTTTTTTTCATAAAAAATTATCTCTCTTTTATTTCCGCCTTTATGTTTAATTTTCACTATATGGTCATAGATATCGGCAATCCGCATTACTTTTTCAGGCCACTCTGCCACGCAAATAGCCCCTTCATCGGCCGTGTAATCCCTGAAACCTATCCGTTCAAGCTCCGCGTGGCTTTCCAGCCTGTAAAGGTCAAAATGGTATATCTTCATTGT is a window of Candidatus Goldiibacteriota bacterium DNA encoding:
- the tsaB gene encoding tRNA (adenosine(37)-N6)-threonylcarbamoyltransferase complex dimerization subunit type 1 TsaB; this translates as MKSLLLDTSTKEIGIGVFENRSCLYESYIESEKHYNAVIMGMIEKALKKVRLKPCEIDVYGATLGPGSFTGIRVGMAVAKGLADGSGAAYFGVSTLDVLAYTGEGLGEKKVSLLDARRNEVYMGVYKKAAAVYELTAKENIEKEVKGLCDIYILERDIKLLENAVKNNKGKTVIMEHISMQSFNNLLMDNKKRASRQAVYSAAPLYIRQSDAEIHIKKVNK